The Candidatus Saccharimonadales bacterium genome includes a region encoding these proteins:
- a CDS encoding nucleoside monophosphate kinase has product MILLMGVAGAGKSMQGRILADEHGYAWISTGEILRVLVTGKRRQEMLQGKLLSDDEIIELIDKVFEMIDTSQQFVLDGFPRTIPQANWLTEQAKKGRFELSCIINLNASEETVIKRLTSRGRPDDTKDAVCRRIEEYHAVTQPILSHFKQENIKVHDIDGDRDARAIHDDILNLIDNPEPLV; this is encoded by the coding sequence TTGATACTCCTCATGGGCGTTGCCGGCGCCGGTAAAAGCATGCAGGGGCGTATACTGGCTGACGAACACGGCTATGCCTGGATATCGACAGGCGAAATTCTGCGCGTGCTCGTCACAGGTAAGCGACGCCAGGAAATGCTGCAAGGCAAATTACTGAGCGACGACGAAATCATCGAACTGATAGACAAAGTGTTTGAAATGATCGACACCTCGCAGCAGTTTGTTCTCGATGGCTTTCCGCGGACAATTCCTCAAGCTAACTGGCTGACAGAGCAGGCCAAAAAAGGCCGTTTTGAACTGAGCTGTATCATCAATCTCAATGCCAGCGAAGAGACAGTGATCAAACGTCTGACAAGCCGGGGCCGTCCGGATGACACCAAAGATGCCGTCTGCCGCCGGATTGAAGAATACCATGCAGTTACACAGCCGATTCTCAGTCATTTCAAGCAAGAAAATATAAAGGTCCACGATATTGATGGCGACCGAGACGCCCGTGCCATCCATGACGATATATTAAACCTGATCGATAACCCTGAGCCACTGGTCTAA
- the map gene encoding type I methionyl aminopeptidase, translated as MNTRIKTPTEIIAMRESGRMLASVLQTLKAQTEAGMSTKDLALIAASELAALGGKPAFLGYQDFPDVICISVNEEVVHGIPKASKIIQAGDIVSLDFGVLYDRMITDAAISVIVGKPREERHARLVRATEASMHAGIAALHDRVRTGDIGSSVQAVLESPKLGGKYGIVRDLVGHGVGHELHEDPNIPNYGKPNTGPWLDAGMTIAIEPMATLGTERVAMAPDGWTIVTADGSWSAHFEHTILITEDAAEILTEV; from the coding sequence ATGAATACACGAATCAAAACACCAACAGAAATTATTGCCATGCGAGAAAGCGGCCGCATGCTGGCGAGCGTGCTGCAAACGCTGAAAGCGCAGACAGAGGCAGGCATGTCGACCAAAGATTTAGCGCTGATTGCGGCCAGCGAGCTTGCAGCGCTCGGCGGCAAGCCAGCCTTCCTCGGCTACCAGGACTTTCCGGACGTGATCTGTATTTCTGTGAATGAAGAGGTGGTCCATGGTATACCTAAAGCATCAAAAATCATCCAGGCCGGGGATATTGTCAGCCTCGATTTCGGTGTGTTGTACGACAGGATGATTACTGACGCCGCGATCAGTGTAATTGTCGGTAAGCCACGCGAAGAACGGCATGCGCGGCTTGTCCGCGCCACCGAAGCTTCGATGCACGCCGGCATTGCGGCACTGCATGACCGGGTGCGTACTGGCGATATCGGTTCGAGCGTTCAAGCGGTGCTGGAATCGCCGAAACTCGGCGGCAAGTACGGTATTGTCCGTGATCTTGTCGGGCACGGCGTCGGTCATGAACTACATGAAGATCCCAACATTCCTAATTACGGCAAACCCAACACCGGCCCATGGCTGGACGCCGGGATGACGATTGCGATCGAGCCGATGGCGACACTTGGCACAGAGCGCGTCGCTATGGCGCCCGACGGCTGGACGATTGTGACAGCTGATGGTTCTTGGTCAGCCCATTTTGAGCACACCATACTTATTACTGAGGACGCCGCCGAAATACTTACCGAAGTGTAA
- the ftsA gene encoding cell division protein FtsA: MHSNAAHSNSGQNMAHFIGLDIGTSAVRCVVGMIDTNDGGKPSIIGHGSAPNMGVRKGVVVHVDDVTEAIIQAVTEAERLSGTQINRATINVNGVHIEGIDSKGVIAISAANREISTEDRLRVEEAATVIKMPPNREIIQFFAKNYSLDGQRNIKDPVGMHGVRLEVDAHLVTAASPNLRNLDMALEKAQITPTHHTLSSLASAEAVLGRQQKEAGTVVLDIGAGTTNFIVIEDGEVQHIAVLPIGGIHLTNDLAIGLKTELDVAERVKVEHATLGVPKRATAIIRQGDQDHHFAMDDVNMIVEARVEELFEYVNKELIRIRRARKLPGGIVLTGGSAKLPGLADFAKEQLQLPARVGKLQSVTGLVDTIDDPAYCTVVGLMLLDMLLLPEAHGVGNYGGSSAKAYRMVEGLFGRFRK; this comes from the coding sequence ATGCATAGCAATGCGGCACATAGTAACAGCGGCCAAAACATGGCTCATTTCATTGGTCTCGATATCGGCACATCGGCTGTTCGCTGTGTCGTCGGTATGATCGATACGAATGATGGCGGCAAACCGTCCATCATTGGACACGGATCAGCGCCCAATATGGGTGTTCGTAAAGGCGTCGTTGTTCATGTCGACGATGTTACCGAGGCGATTATTCAGGCCGTTACGGAGGCTGAGCGCTTGTCCGGTACACAGATCAACCGTGCCACTATCAACGTCAACGGCGTACACATCGAAGGCATCGATAGCAAAGGCGTGATTGCGATCAGCGCCGCTAACCGCGAAATTAGCACTGAGGATCGATTGCGCGTTGAAGAAGCGGCGACCGTTATCAAAATGCCGCCAAATCGTGAAATAATCCAATTTTTTGCTAAAAATTATAGCTTGGATGGTCAGCGCAATATCAAAGATCCTGTCGGCATGCACGGCGTACGGCTCGAGGTCGACGCTCATCTGGTAACAGCTGCCAGCCCGAATCTACGCAATCTTGATATGGCTCTCGAAAAGGCTCAGATCACGCCGACGCATCATACGCTATCGAGCCTGGCATCCGCCGAAGCTGTACTCGGTCGTCAGCAGAAAGAGGCTGGTACCGTCGTTCTGGATATCGGTGCTGGCACGACTAACTTCATCGTCATAGAAGACGGCGAAGTCCAGCACATCGCCGTCCTGCCGATCGGCGGCATCCATCTGACGAATGATCTGGCAATTGGACTCAAGACAGAGCTCGATGTGGCTGAGCGTGTCAAAGTCGAGCACGCGACACTCGGCGTACCGAAGCGGGCGACAGCAATTATCCGCCAGGGCGACCAGGATCATCACTTTGCTATGGATGACGTCAATATGATTGTCGAAGCCAGGGTAGAAGAGTTGTTTGAATACGTTAATAAAGAGCTGATTCGGATTCGTCGGGCGCGCAAATTGCCAGGCGGAATCGTCCTGACGGGCGGATCGGCCAAGCTGCCAGGGCTGGCTGATTTTGCCAAGGAACAGCTGCAGCTGCCAGCCCGCGTCGGCAAACTGCAATCGGTCACTGGCCTAGTCGATACCATTGATGACCCGGCGTACTGCACGGTTGTTGGGCTGATGTTACTTGATATGCTACTTTTGCCGGAAGCTCATGGAGTCGGTAATTACGGCGGTTCGAGCGCTAAGGCGTACCGGATGGTCGAAGGATTATTCGGCCGGTTTCGCAAATAA